From Streptomyces sp. HUAS MG91, the proteins below share one genomic window:
- a CDS encoding APC family permease — MRSEPPGLRRSLGVVDGIAIAASSTAATTSIGIGMGSLAATVGLQAPAILLVAFVPILGIATAYARLNRVERNMGSGYVWVGRSLGPWLGFLTGWVTLVGTLIFMAYTSAVTGSVFLQFANKAHLDSVGGLRLDPNSTALSTVVGLVVLAAVTVTAVTGVRKATRLQAWLLVFEYAVLLGFCGWALVTGSHGFEWSWLNPFAVHDGTGFAQGLVLAVFFFWGWDAAFSVTEETNDVRDAGRGGFIALFTMLALFLYGSVAFQREMSLSELMEQGPQALTYLGAKLADEPWASLPLLALLFSAVASLQSSVIPTARGLLAMGRDRTMGQVWTKVSPRYGSPAIGTVLVTSISAAVALLALAIPKLNEMILAAVNSIGLVVALYYGLTALACAVRFRAMLRTAPREALRAVVAPGLSGVALLGIGVYLGRDYATMSDHFELSPDNGWFMLSVPAAILLSGLVMAAVAKYRRRSPYFATGRGTDADAVPLAATEVP; from the coding sequence ATGAGAAGTGAACCGCCAGGCCTGCGTCGTTCCCTCGGCGTCGTCGACGGCATCGCCATCGCCGCCTCCAGCACCGCCGCCACCACGAGCATCGGCATCGGCATGGGCTCGCTCGCCGCGACCGTCGGTCTGCAGGCGCCGGCGATCCTGCTCGTCGCGTTCGTGCCGATCCTCGGCATCGCGACGGCGTACGCCCGGCTGAACCGGGTCGAGCGGAACATGGGCAGCGGCTATGTGTGGGTCGGCCGCTCGCTCGGCCCCTGGCTGGGCTTCCTCACCGGCTGGGTCACCCTGGTCGGCACCCTGATCTTCATGGCGTACACGAGCGCGGTGACCGGCTCGGTGTTCCTCCAGTTCGCGAACAAGGCCCATCTGGACTCGGTCGGCGGCCTGCGGCTCGACCCGAACTCGACGGCGCTGTCCACCGTCGTCGGGCTGGTCGTCCTGGCCGCGGTCACGGTCACGGCCGTGACCGGGGTGCGCAAGGCGACGCGGTTGCAGGCGTGGCTGCTGGTCTTCGAGTACGCGGTGCTGCTCGGCTTCTGCGGCTGGGCGCTGGTCACCGGCTCGCACGGCTTCGAGTGGTCCTGGCTGAACCCGTTCGCCGTGCACGACGGCACCGGCTTCGCCCAGGGCCTGGTCCTCGCGGTGTTCTTCTTCTGGGGCTGGGACGCGGCGTTCAGCGTCACCGAGGAGACCAACGACGTACGGGACGCGGGGCGCGGCGGATTCATCGCCCTGTTCACGATGCTCGCGCTGTTCCTGTACGGGTCCGTGGCCTTCCAGCGCGAGATGTCGCTGTCCGAGCTGATGGAGCAGGGCCCGCAGGCGCTCACGTACCTGGGGGCGAAGCTGGCGGACGAGCCGTGGGCGAGCCTGCCGCTGCTCGCGCTGCTGTTCTCGGCGGTGGCCTCGCTCCAGTCCAGTGTCATCCCGACGGCCCGCGGCCTGCTGGCGATGGGCCGGGACCGCACGATGGGCCAGGTGTGGACGAAGGTCAGCCCGCGCTACGGCTCCCCCGCGATCGGCACCGTCCTCGTCACGTCGATCTCGGCGGCCGTGGCCCTGCTGGCGCTGGCCATCCCGAAGCTGAACGAGATGATCCTGGCGGCCGTGAACTCCATCGGTCTCGTGGTCGCCCTCTACTACGGCCTCACGGCGCTCGCGTGTGCGGTGCGCTTCCGGGCGATGCTGCGCACCGCGCCGCGTGAGGCACTGCGCGCTGTCGTGGCACCGGGCCTGAGCGGCGTCGCCCTGCTGGGCATCGGTGTCTACCTCGGACGCGACTACGCGACGATGAGCGACCACTTCGAACTCAGCCCCGACAACGGCTGGTTCATGCTGTCGGTGCCCGCGGCGATCCTGCTGTCGGGGCTCGTGATGGCGGCCGTCGCCAAGTACCGCCGCCGCTCGCCCTACTTCGCCACCGGGCGGGGCACCGACGCCGACGCCGTCCCGCTGGCCGCCACCGAGGTCCCGTAG
- a CDS encoding TetR/AcrR family transcriptional regulator yields the protein MADGRIPAERRRRKPTRSGVLLSEDVIVDCALRLVGQHGPDALSVRRLGAALGCDPSALYRYFHNTDDLLLAVADRIIGDAMAGFEPDGMPWRDALREMALRIHRGYREQPRVAALAAYRVTRRAHEFRAVDAGIGLLRRAGFSDADAVRHYSAFVDTVLGHAALDAAHLALPVERREADDRAWTGVYAELSDAGHPHLAAVRGVLPLMGGSSFETALELVLAALVAAAPGG from the coding sequence GTGGCTGACGGGCGGATTCCCGCGGAGCGGCGGCGCCGCAAGCCGACCCGGTCGGGGGTGCTGCTGTCCGAGGACGTGATCGTCGACTGCGCGCTCCGGCTCGTCGGGCAGCACGGGCCCGACGCGCTGAGCGTGCGGCGGCTCGGCGCGGCGCTCGGGTGCGACCCGAGCGCGCTGTACCGGTACTTCCACAACACGGACGATCTGCTGCTCGCCGTCGCCGACCGGATCATCGGTGACGCGATGGCCGGGTTCGAGCCCGACGGCATGCCGTGGCGGGACGCGCTGCGGGAGATGGCGCTGCGGATCCATCGGGGGTACCGGGAGCAGCCGCGGGTCGCCGCGCTCGCCGCGTACCGGGTGACGCGGCGGGCCCATGAGTTCCGGGCCGTGGACGCCGGGATCGGGTTGCTGCGGCGGGCCGGGTTCTCGGACGCCGATGCCGTCCGGCACTATTCGGCGTTCGTGGACACCGTGCTGGGGCATGCCGCGCTGGACGCCGCGCATCTGGCGTTGCCCGTGGAGCGGCGGGAGGCCGACGACCGGGCGTGGACCGGGGTGTACGCCGAGCTTTCGGATGCGGGGCATCCGCATCTTGCCGCTGTGCGGGGGGTGCTGCCGCTGATGGGAGGCAGTTCATTCGAGACCGCGCTGGAACTGGTGCTGGCCGCGCTTGTTGCGGCGGCGCCAGGGGGGTAG
- a CDS encoding L-fuconate dehydratase, with protein sequence MSPTTPRVTAVDTYDIRFPTSRELDGSDAMNPDPDYSAAYVVLRTDAADGHEGHGFTFTIGRGNDVQVAAIHSLRHHVVGRPVDELCADPGSLNRDLIGDSQLRWLGPEKGVMHMAIGAVVNAVWDLAAKRAAKPLWRLLADAEPEWLVSQVDFRYIADALTPERALELLRSGRRGAAERTADLLARGYPGYTTSPGWLGYSDDKLGRLAREAVAEGFTQIKLKVGADLDDDIRRCRTARRVIGPDIRMAIDANQRWNVGEAIEWTRALAEFDPYWIEEPTSPDDVLGHAAVRRAVGPVKVATGEHVQNRIVFKQLLQAGAIDILQIDAARVGGVNENLAILLLAAEFGVPVCPHAGGVGLCELVQHLSMFDYVALSGTTEDRVIEYVDHLHDHFVDPVVMAGGHYTAPTAPGFSATMRAESIAEFTFPDGGFWVRDRAGQHEPHTNGAAA encoded by the coding sequence GTGTCCCCAACCACCCCGCGCGTCACCGCGGTCGACACCTACGACATCCGCTTCCCGACCTCCCGGGAACTCGACGGCTCCGACGCCATGAACCCCGACCCCGACTACTCCGCCGCCTACGTCGTGCTGCGCACCGACGCCGCCGACGGACACGAGGGGCACGGCTTCACGTTCACCATCGGCCGCGGCAACGACGTCCAGGTCGCCGCGATCCACAGCCTGCGCCACCACGTCGTCGGCCGCCCGGTCGACGAGCTGTGCGCCGACCCCGGCAGCCTCAACCGCGACCTGATCGGCGACAGCCAACTGCGCTGGCTCGGGCCCGAGAAGGGCGTGATGCACATGGCGATCGGCGCCGTCGTCAACGCGGTGTGGGACCTCGCGGCCAAGCGCGCCGCGAAGCCGCTGTGGCGACTGCTCGCCGACGCCGAACCCGAGTGGCTGGTCTCCCAGGTCGACTTCCGCTACATCGCCGACGCCCTCACCCCCGAACGGGCCCTGGAACTGCTCCGCTCGGGCCGCCGTGGCGCCGCCGAGCGCACGGCGGACCTGCTGGCCCGCGGCTACCCCGGCTACACCACGTCCCCCGGCTGGCTCGGCTACAGCGACGACAAGCTCGGCCGGCTCGCCCGGGAGGCCGTCGCCGAGGGCTTCACCCAGATCAAGCTGAAGGTCGGCGCCGACCTCGACGACGACATCCGCCGCTGCCGCACCGCACGCCGGGTCATCGGCCCCGACATCCGGATGGCCATCGACGCCAACCAGCGCTGGAACGTCGGCGAGGCCATCGAATGGACCCGCGCCCTCGCCGAGTTCGACCCCTACTGGATCGAGGAACCCACCAGCCCCGACGACGTCCTCGGCCACGCCGCCGTCCGCCGCGCCGTCGGCCCCGTCAAGGTCGCCACCGGCGAACACGTCCAGAACCGCATCGTCTTCAAGCAGCTCCTCCAGGCCGGCGCGATCGACATCCTGCAGATCGACGCCGCCCGCGTCGGCGGCGTCAACGAGAACCTGGCGATCCTGCTGCTCGCCGCCGAGTTCGGCGTCCCCGTCTGCCCGCACGCGGGCGGCGTCGGCCTGTGCGAACTCGTCCAGCACCTGTCGATGTTCGACTACGTCGCCCTCTCCGGCACCACCGAGGACCGCGTCATCGAGTACGTCGACCATCTCCACGACCACTTCGTCGACCCGGTCGTCATGGCCGGCGGCCACTACACGGCCCCCACCGCGCCCGGCTTCTCCGCCACCATGCGCGCCGAGTCCATCGCCGAATTCACCTTCCCGGACGGCGGATTCTGGGTCCGCGACCGCGCCGGGCAGCACGAGCCCCACACGAACGGAGCCGCAGCATGA
- a CDS encoding sugar ABC transporter substrate-binding protein, producing the protein MTGTTKGTKSSRAAQGTSRRALRAAALAGCVALALSACGSTKDDAAGSSGAGGDGTGKVGVILPLLTSPFWQSYNDYVPKMAKSEGVDALKTVNSNSDPSQQITDINNQLNQGVKGLVVAPLDSAAIAAGLDQAERKGVPVVAVDVAPEKGKVAMVVRADNVAYGEKACDYLGGQVTSGKVVQIMGDLASVNGRDRSKAFRDCVKKKYPKLKVLEIPAKWESDTAASKLDTLLNANPDIKGIYLQAGGVYLAPTLQTLKSKGMLKKAGTAGHITIVSNDGIPQEFDAIRKGQIDATVSQPADSYAKYGMYYIKAAMKGKTFKPGPTDHHSTIVELPSGTLEDQLPAPLVTKKNVDDPELWGNTVK; encoded by the coding sequence ATGACTGGCACCACGAAAGGCACGAAGAGTTCGAGAGCCGCGCAGGGTACGAGTCGTCGGGCGCTGCGCGCGGCGGCCCTCGCGGGATGTGTCGCCCTGGCCCTGAGCGCCTGCGGCAGCACGAAGGACGACGCGGCGGGTTCCAGTGGCGCGGGCGGCGACGGCACCGGCAAGGTCGGTGTCATCCTGCCGCTGCTGACCTCGCCGTTCTGGCAGTCGTACAACGACTACGTGCCGAAGATGGCGAAGTCCGAGGGCGTGGACGCGCTGAAGACCGTCAACTCCAACAGCGACCCCTCGCAGCAGATCACGGACATCAACAACCAGCTCAACCAGGGCGTCAAGGGCCTGGTCGTGGCCCCGCTGGACAGCGCCGCCATCGCCGCCGGGCTCGACCAGGCCGAACGCAAGGGCGTCCCGGTCGTCGCCGTGGACGTCGCGCCCGAGAAGGGCAAGGTCGCCATGGTGGTGCGCGCCGACAACGTCGCGTACGGCGAGAAGGCATGCGACTACCTCGGCGGGCAGGTGACGTCCGGCAAGGTCGTGCAGATCATGGGTGACCTCGCGTCGGTCAACGGCCGCGACCGGTCCAAGGCGTTCCGCGACTGCGTGAAGAAGAAGTACCCCAAGCTGAAGGTCCTGGAGATCCCCGCCAAGTGGGAGTCGGACACCGCCGCCTCCAAACTGGACACCCTCCTCAACGCCAACCCCGACATCAAGGGCATCTACCTGCAGGCGGGCGGCGTCTACCTCGCGCCGACGCTCCAGACCCTCAAGTCCAAGGGAATGCTGAAGAAGGCGGGCACGGCCGGGCACATCACGATCGTCTCCAACGACGGCATCCCGCAGGAGTTCGACGCGATCCGCAAGGGCCAGATCGACGCGACCGTCTCCCAGCCCGCCGACTCGTACGCCAAGTACGGCATGTACTACATCAAGGCGGCCATGAAGGGGAAGACGTTCAAGCCCGGGCCGACCGATCACCACTCCACGATCGTCGAGCTGCCCAGCGGCACCCTGGAGGACCAGCTGCCCGCACCGCTGGTCACCAAGAAGAACGTCGACGACCCCGAGCTGTGGGGAAACACGGTCAAATGA
- a CDS encoding SDR family oxidoreductase, protein MSDTFKDFDGLRALVTGGASGLGRATAELLAARGAAVAVLDRDITAVDKPLRGYAADVTDDETVRAAVAAAVADLGGLDILVNNAGIGAQGTVADNDDAEWHRVLDVNVIGMVRVTRAALPALRASEHAAVVNTCSIAATAGLPQRALYSASKGAVQSLTLAMAADHIREGIRVNCVNPGTADTPWIGRLLDRADDPAAERAALEARQPTGRLVSAEEVAGAVAYLASPLSGATTGTALAVDGGMQGLRLRPAGQ, encoded by the coding sequence ATGAGCGACACCTTCAAGGACTTCGACGGCCTCAGGGCCCTCGTCACCGGCGGCGCCTCCGGCCTCGGCCGCGCCACCGCCGAACTCCTCGCCGCCCGCGGCGCCGCCGTCGCCGTCCTCGACCGGGACATCACCGCCGTCGACAAGCCGCTGCGCGGATACGCCGCGGATGTCACCGACGACGAGACCGTACGGGCCGCCGTGGCCGCCGCCGTCGCCGACCTCGGCGGGCTCGACATCCTCGTCAACAACGCGGGCATCGGCGCCCAGGGCACCGTCGCCGACAACGACGACGCCGAATGGCACCGCGTCCTTGACGTGAACGTCATCGGCATGGTCCGCGTCACCCGCGCCGCCCTGCCCGCGCTGCGCGCCTCCGAGCACGCGGCCGTCGTCAACACCTGCTCCATCGCCGCCACCGCGGGCCTGCCGCAGCGCGCCCTGTACTCCGCGTCCAAGGGCGCCGTCCAGTCCCTCACCCTCGCCATGGCCGCCGACCACATACGCGAGGGCATCCGCGTCAACTGCGTCAACCCGGGCACCGCCGACACCCCGTGGATCGGCCGCCTCCTCGACCGGGCCGACGACCCGGCCGCCGAACGCGCCGCCCTCGAAGCCCGCCAGCCCACCGGCCGCCTCGTCTCCGCCGAAGAGGTCGCGGGCGCCGTCGCCTACCTCGCGAGCCCGCTCTCCGGCGCCACCACCGGCACCGCCCTCGCCGTCGACGGCGGCATGCAGGGACTGCGGCTGCGCCCCGCGGGACAGTGA
- a CDS encoding sugar ABC transporter ATP-binding protein, which translates to MISSTASLVEADGIAKRYGPTVALADGRLTVRAGESHALVGRNGAGKSTLVTILTGLQAPDAGTLLFDGEPAPPLGDRAAWRAKVACVYQKPTVVPELTVAENLFINRQPEARHGFFSWKKLRAEADRLLRTWDIRVDPDARTADLKVEDRQMVEIARALSGGARFIVLDEPTAQLDNKEIERLFARMRALQESGVTFLFISHHLQEVYEVCQTVTVLRDARWITTAPVAELPRPALVEAMAGEAVAEQAAAAAEAVVEQDGVDAPVVLSVEGLTSDTYTGVDLTVRRGEVVGLAGSSGSGKIALAESLAGLHTPASGTARIDGAPLPFGDVSAALAAGVGCVPRDRHDQGLVTGMTIGDNATLSVLGRLGRHGFVGTDRRRSVARDLIDRLDIHTEGPDQPVSDLSGGNAQKVVMARALASDPHLLVLINPTAGVDVKSKESLLRRVDSARDDGTAVLVVSDELDDLRRCDRVLVLFHGRVVAEHPAGWSDHELIASIEGVDRD; encoded by the coding sequence ATGATCTCTTCCACAGCGTCGTTGGTCGAAGCCGACGGCATCGCCAAACGGTACGGGCCCACGGTCGCCCTCGCCGACGGGCGGCTGACCGTGCGCGCGGGCGAGTCCCACGCGCTGGTCGGCCGCAACGGCGCGGGCAAGTCCACCCTCGTCACCATCCTGACGGGCCTTCAGGCGCCGGACGCGGGAACGCTGTTGTTCGACGGTGAGCCCGCGCCGCCGCTCGGGGACCGCGCGGCCTGGCGGGCCAAGGTCGCCTGTGTCTACCAGAAGCCGACCGTCGTCCCCGAACTGACCGTCGCCGAGAACCTCTTCATCAACCGGCAGCCCGAGGCCCGCCACGGCTTCTTCAGCTGGAAGAAGCTGCGCGCGGAGGCCGACCGGCTGCTGCGGACCTGGGACATCCGTGTCGACCCCGACGCCCGCACCGCCGACCTCAAGGTCGAGGACCGTCAAATGGTCGAGATAGCCAGGGCGTTGAGCGGCGGCGCCCGGTTCATCGTCCTCGACGAGCCGACCGCGCAGCTCGACAACAAGGAGATCGAGCGACTCTTCGCCCGGATGCGCGCGCTCCAGGAATCCGGCGTCACCTTCCTGTTCATCTCCCACCACCTGCAAGAGGTCTACGAGGTCTGCCAGACGGTCACCGTGCTCCGCGACGCCCGCTGGATCACCACCGCACCCGTCGCCGAACTGCCCCGCCCCGCACTGGTGGAGGCCATGGCGGGCGAGGCAGTCGCCGAACAGGCGGCCGCCGCGGCGGAGGCCGTCGTCGAACAGGACGGGGTGGACGCCCCGGTGGTCCTCTCCGTCGAGGGGCTGACCTCGGACACGTACACCGGCGTCGACCTGACCGTGCGCCGCGGCGAGGTCGTCGGCCTCGCCGGATCCAGCGGCAGCGGCAAGATCGCGCTCGCCGAGTCCCTGGCCGGACTGCACACCCCGGCCTCCGGCACCGCCCGGATCGACGGCGCCCCGCTGCCGTTCGGCGACGTCTCCGCCGCGCTCGCCGCCGGAGTCGGCTGCGTCCCCCGCGACCGCCACGACCAGGGCCTCGTCACCGGCATGACCATCGGCGACAACGCCACCCTGTCCGTCCTCGGGCGGCTCGGCCGGCACGGATTCGTGGGCACCGACCGCAGGAGATCCGTCGCCCGGGACCTGATCGACCGGCTCGACATCCACACCGAAGGCCCCGACCAGCCCGTCTCCGACCTGTCCGGCGGCAACGCCCAGAAGGTCGTCATGGCACGCGCCCTCGCCTCCGACCCGCACCTCCTCGTCCTCATCAACCCCACCGCGGGCGTCGACGTGAAGTCCAAGGAATCGCTGCTGCGCCGCGTCGACAGCGCCCGCGACGACGGCACCGCCGTGCTCGTGGTCTCCGACGAACTGGACGATCTGCGGCGCTGCGACCGGGTGCTGGTGCTGTTCCACGGGCGGGTCGTCGCCGAGCACCCGGCGGGCTGGTCCGACCACGAACTCATCGCCTCCATCGAGGGAGTGGACCGTGACTGA
- a CDS encoding ABC transporter permease, with translation MLVLGSVLNDAFFTEANLISILSASAAMSMVVLAESLVLISGKFDLSLESVVGIAPAVGALLLLPVAQSGFGTEFPAWLAILAILVVGAAIGAFNGILVVKLKLNAFIVTLAMLIIMRGLLVGATKGKTLFGLPDAFFALATTTFLKVPMSVWVAGACYLVAGLLLKYHRWGRSLYAIGGNREAARAAGIRVDRVMLGVFVLAGALAAVGGIMQTGYVGAIGANQGNNWIFTVFAAAVIGGISLDGGKGSLLGALTGILLLGVVKNMLTMAQVQSFWIDAIYGGIILLALIIARLTSGRAQD, from the coding sequence ATGCTCGTCCTCGGCTCGGTGCTGAACGACGCGTTCTTCACCGAGGCCAACCTCATCTCGATCCTCAGCGCGTCGGCCGCCATGTCGATGGTGGTGCTCGCCGAATCCCTCGTCCTGATCAGCGGAAAGTTCGACCTGTCCCTGGAATCGGTGGTCGGCATCGCCCCCGCGGTCGGCGCGCTGCTGCTCCTGCCCGTGGCGCAGTCCGGCTTCGGCACCGAGTTCCCCGCCTGGCTGGCGATCCTCGCGATCCTCGTCGTCGGCGCTGCCATCGGCGCCTTCAACGGCATCCTGGTGGTGAAGCTCAAGCTCAACGCCTTCATCGTCACCCTCGCCATGCTCATCATCATGCGCGGCCTGCTGGTCGGAGCCACCAAGGGCAAGACCCTCTTCGGCCTGCCCGACGCGTTCTTCGCCCTGGCCACCACCACGTTCCTGAAGGTCCCGATGTCGGTCTGGGTGGCCGGCGCCTGCTACCTCGTGGCCGGCCTGCTCCTCAAGTACCACCGCTGGGGCCGCTCCCTGTACGCCATCGGCGGCAACCGGGAGGCGGCCCGCGCCGCCGGCATCCGGGTCGACCGCGTCATGCTCGGCGTCTTCGTGCTCGCCGGGGCGCTCGCCGCCGTCGGCGGCATCATGCAGACCGGCTACGTGGGAGCCATCGGCGCCAACCAGGGCAACAACTGGATCTTCACCGTGTTCGCCGCCGCCGTCATCGGCGGCATCAGCCTCGACGGCGGCAAGGGCTCCCTGCTCGGCGCGCTCACCGGCATCCTGCTGCTCGGCGTCGTCAAGAACATGCTGACCATGGCGCAGGTGCAGTCCTTCTGGATCGACGCCATCTACGGCGGAATCATCCTGCTCGCGCTGATCATCGCCCGTCTCACGTCCGGCAGAGCCCAGGACTGA
- a CDS encoding aldo/keto reductase — protein MRTRTLGRTRVPVTALGFGAAAIGNLYTPVGDDEAHAALEAAWDAGIRYFDTAPHYGVGVSERRVGAFLRTRPPGSYTLSTKVGRLLEPTGDAGAGGDDSASGFATPAAHRRVWDFSAAGVRRSLEDSLERLGLDRIDVVYLHDPDDHARQAFGEAYPELERMRAEGLVGAIGAGMNQAAMLTRFVRDTDVDVVLCAGRYSLLDQRALHELLPAAAGRGVSVVVGGVFNSGLLADPKPGATFDYGLAPADVVERALAWQDLARRHGTTLRAAALAFPYGHEAVTGVLVGTRSAAEVHDTVSQFTSTVPAAFWQEARAEHLLPADVPTPAPPTQEQPA, from the coding sequence ATGCGCACACGCACCCTGGGCCGCACCCGCGTCCCCGTCACCGCACTCGGCTTCGGCGCCGCGGCGATCGGCAACCTCTACACCCCGGTCGGCGACGACGAGGCGCACGCCGCGCTCGAAGCCGCCTGGGACGCCGGCATCCGCTACTTCGACACCGCCCCGCACTACGGCGTCGGCGTGTCGGAGCGCCGCGTCGGCGCGTTCCTGCGCACCCGGCCGCCCGGCTCCTACACCCTGTCCACCAAGGTCGGCCGGCTCCTGGAGCCCACCGGCGACGCGGGCGCCGGGGGAGACGACAGCGCCTCCGGCTTCGCGACCCCGGCCGCCCACCGCCGCGTCTGGGACTTCAGCGCGGCGGGGGTGCGCCGCTCCCTCGAGGACAGCCTGGAACGGCTCGGCCTCGACCGGATCGACGTGGTCTACCTCCACGACCCCGACGACCACGCCCGGCAGGCCTTCGGCGAGGCCTACCCGGAGCTGGAGCGGATGCGCGCCGAGGGCCTGGTCGGTGCCATCGGCGCGGGCATGAACCAGGCCGCGATGCTCACCCGGTTCGTGCGGGACACCGACGTCGACGTGGTGCTCTGCGCGGGCCGCTACAGCCTCCTCGACCAGCGGGCCCTGCACGAACTGCTGCCCGCGGCCGCCGGGCGCGGCGTGTCCGTCGTCGTCGGCGGCGTCTTCAACTCGGGTCTGCTCGCCGACCCGAAGCCGGGCGCCACCTTCGACTACGGCCTCGCCCCGGCCGACGTGGTGGAGCGGGCCCTGGCCTGGCAGGACCTCGCCCGGCGCCACGGCACCACCCTGCGGGCCGCGGCCCTCGCCTTCCCGTACGGGCACGAAGCCGTCACCGGCGTCCTCGTCGGCACCCGCTCCGCCGCCGAAGTCCACGACACCGTAAGCCAGTTCACCTCCACGGTGCCCGCCGCGTTCTGGCAGGAGGCCCGCGCGGAGCACCTGCTGCCCGCCGACGTCCCGACCCCCGCACCCCCGACACAGGAGCAGCCCGCGTGA
- a CDS encoding L-rhamnose mutarotase, translating to MRVALHTKVRADRVAEYEAAHREVPAELVAAIRAAGAERWTIWRSGTDLFHVLDCADYSRLLAELDRLPVNIAWQARMSELLDVVHDYSAGGADAGLPVVWELP from the coding sequence GTGAGAGTCGCCCTGCACACCAAGGTCCGCGCCGACCGCGTCGCGGAGTACGAGGCCGCCCACCGCGAGGTCCCCGCCGAACTCGTCGCCGCGATCCGCGCGGCGGGCGCCGAGCGGTGGACGATCTGGCGCAGCGGCACCGACCTCTTCCACGTCCTGGACTGCGCGGACTACTCCCGGCTGCTCGCCGAACTCGACCGGCTGCCCGTGAACATCGCCTGGCAGGCCCGCATGAGCGAACTCCTCGACGTCGTCCACGACTACTCCGCCGGGGGCGCCGATGCCGGCCTGCCGGTGGTCTGGGAGCTGCCGTGA
- a CDS encoding FadR/GntR family transcriptional regulator: protein MEQTAPQRGTVTERAIEQIKAMIGGGRLEPGQRLPTERDLAAQLGISRSSMREAIRALTVLGVLEARHGSGIYVTQLEAGDLLETFGVVADLSRGPQLVELLEVRRILESTATALAAARITRAQLAEVEEHLAAMEATDDPEEILSHDLAFHRAIVAAAGNETMAAILEGLSSRTFRARVWRGYQEEGAFERTRREHSRIHRALVAHDPEAARAAAAAHVGEVEAWLRGQLG from the coding sequence GTGGAGCAGACCGCACCCCAGCGGGGCACCGTCACGGAGCGGGCGATCGAACAGATCAAGGCGATGATCGGCGGCGGCCGTCTGGAGCCGGGCCAACGGCTGCCCACGGAGCGCGATCTGGCGGCGCAGCTCGGCATCTCCCGCTCGTCGATGCGGGAGGCGATCCGGGCGCTGACGGTGCTCGGCGTCCTGGAGGCGCGGCACGGCTCCGGCATCTACGTCACCCAGCTGGAGGCCGGCGACCTGCTGGAGACCTTCGGGGTCGTCGCCGACCTGTCGCGCGGGCCGCAGCTCGTGGAACTCCTGGAGGTGCGCCGCATCCTGGAGTCGACGGCGACGGCGCTCGCCGCGGCGCGCATCACCCGGGCTCAGCTCGCCGAGGTGGAGGAGCACCTGGCGGCGATGGAGGCCACCGACGATCCCGAGGAGATCCTCTCGCACGATCTGGCCTTCCACCGGGCGATCGTGGCGGCGGCCGGGAACGAGACGATGGCCGCGATCCTGGAGGGGCTTTCGTCGCGGACGTTCCGGGCGCGGGTGTGGCGGGGGTATCAGGAGGAGGGCGCGTTCGAGCGGACCCGGCGGGAGCACTCCCGTATTCACCGGGCGCTCGTGGCACACGACCCCGAGGCCGCGCGGGCCGCTGCCGCGGCGCATGTCGGCGAGGTGGAGGCCTGGTTGCGGGGTCAGCTGGGCTGA
- a CDS encoding amidohydrolase family protein: MTGVVDAHHHVWGLSVRDQDWITGPELAPIRRDFGLDELLPQAREAGVTATVLVQTVPVAEETPEFLALAADSDLVAAVVGWTDLTRSDVTDELARLRQLPGGQHLVGIRHPVQGEPDPGWLLRPEVRRGLTAVADAGLVYDLLVRAHQLPACVKAAAEHPGLTFVLDHLGKPEIAAGELDPWRDRIRALAAVPNTVCKLSGMVTEADPATWTVDTLRPYADTVLDAFGPERVLFGSDWPVCTLAATYGQVLSTARELVGGLDEDVFARTAERVYLSRVGGRNSRT; encoded by the coding sequence GTGACCGGAGTCGTCGACGCCCACCACCACGTGTGGGGCCTCTCCGTACGGGACCAGGACTGGATCACCGGCCCCGAACTCGCTCCCATCCGGCGCGATTTCGGTCTCGACGAACTGCTGCCGCAGGCGCGTGAGGCCGGGGTGACGGCCACCGTCCTCGTGCAGACGGTCCCGGTCGCCGAGGAGACCCCCGAGTTCCTGGCGCTCGCCGCGGACAGCGACCTCGTCGCCGCCGTCGTCGGCTGGACCGACCTCACCCGGTCCGACGTCACCGACGAACTCGCGCGGCTGCGCCAACTCCCCGGCGGACAGCATCTGGTGGGCATCCGCCATCCCGTGCAGGGCGAACCGGACCCGGGCTGGCTGCTGCGGCCCGAGGTACGGCGCGGTCTGACGGCGGTGGCCGACGCCGGACTCGTCTACGACCTTCTCGTGCGGGCGCACCAACTGCCCGCCTGTGTGAAGGCCGCCGCCGAGCACCCCGGCCTCACCTTCGTCCTCGACCACCTGGGCAAGCCGGAGATCGCCGCCGGGGAACTGGACCCGTGGCGTGACCGGATCCGGGCCCTCGCCGCGGTGCCGAACACCGTCTGCAAGCTCTCCGGCATGGTCACCGAGGCCGACCCGGCCACCTGGACCGTCGACACCCTCCGCCCCTACGCCGACACGGTCCTGGACGCCTTCGGCCCCGAGCGTGTCCTGTTCGGCTCCGACTGGCCGGTGTGCACCCTCGCCGCGACGTACGGCCAAGTCCTCTCGACAGCACGGGAGTTGGTCGGCGGGCTCGACGAGGACGTGTTCGCGCGCACCGCAGAGCGGGTCTACCTCAGCCGGGTCGGCGGCAGGAACTCCCGCACGTAG